From the genome of Malus domestica chromosome 04, GDT2T_hap1, one region includes:
- the LOC103433779 gene encoding protein RETICULATA-RELATED 3, chloroplastic, whose amino-acid sequence MAAAAQLRCSTVGRHHYNPSDNRRFSANPNSSISFPYSKTQNRPLSFVPKPIWVQKPEHSFSGGNDGGGAGAGGNSGGWSRGGDGNSDDSSSSSSVSGFGVLGMFLNGWRSRVAADPQFPFKVLMEEVVGVSSCVLGDMASRPNFGLNELDFVFSTLVVGCILNFTLMYLLAPTLSASAATLPSIFASCPASHMFEPGSYGLMNRLGTFVYKGTVFAAVGFVAGLAGTALSNGLIKLRKKMDPNFETPNKAPPTLLNALTWAAHMGLSSNLRYQTLNGAEFLLEKGLPPLAFKSSVVVLRCLNNVLGGMSFVVLARLTGSQSVAEKPVEVEVGSAEEKEKLVVVESEDEQSNQSTFK is encoded by the coding sequence ATGGCCGCCGCCGCTCAGCTTCGCTGCTCTACAGTCGGCAGACACCACTACAACCCTTCCGACAACCGCAGATTCTCCGCCAACCCTAATTCTTCGATCTCCTTCCCCTACTCCAAGACCCAGAATCGCCCTCTCTCTTTCGTCCCAAAACCCATCTGGGTCCAAAAGCCAGAGCATTCGTTTTCCGGCGGAAATGACGGTGGCGGCGCGGGAGCGGGAGGAAATAGCGGCGGATGGAGCCGAGGCGGAGATGGGAATTCCGACGACTCGTCGTCTTCCTCGTCGGTTTCGGGATTCGGAGTTCTGGGTATGTTTCTCAACGGGTGGAGATCCCGTGTCGCCGCCGATCCGCAGTTCCCCTTCAAGGTTCTGATGGAGGAGGTGGTCGGCGTCAGCTCCTGCGTCCTCGGCGACATGGCTTCCCGCCCCAATTTCGGCCTCAACGAGCTCGACTTCGTCTTCTCGACGCTCGTCGTCGGCTGCATCCTCAATTTTACGCTCATGTATTTGTTGGCCCCCACTCTGTCCGCCTCCGCCGCCACACTTCCGTCGATCTTCGCCAGCTGCCCGGCCAGCCACATGTTCGAACCGGGTTCCTATGGCTTGATGAATCGATTGGGAACTTTCGTGTATAAAGGCACAGTCTTTGCTGCCGTTGGATTCGTGGCGGGGCTTGCTGGAACCGCATTGTCGAATGGGCTGATCaaattgaggaagaagatggatCCGAATTTCGAGACCCCGAATAAGGCGCCGCCTACGCTGCTGAATGCGCTCACTTGGGCGGCTCACATGGGTTTGAGCAGCAATTTGAGGTACCAGACGCTGAACGGGGCGGAGTTTTTGCTGGAGAAGGGGCTTCCGCCACTGGCGTTCAAGTCGTCTGTGGTGGTTCTGAGGTGCCTGAACAATGTGCTCGGCGGGATGTCGTTTGTTGTGCTGGCGAGGTTGACGGGGTCACAGAGCGTTGCGGAGAAACCGGTTGAAGTGGAGGTGGGATCGGCGGAGGAGAAGGAGAAATTGGTGGTGGTCGAGAGTGAGGATGAGCAGAGCAATCAGTCGACTTTCAAATGA
- the LOC103419416 gene encoding KH domain-containing protein At3g08620, with the protein MSGLYNPNFSPARAASPQIRSTPDVDSQYLSELLAEHQKLGPFMQVLPICSRLLNQEILRVSGMMSNQGFGDFDRMRHRSPSPMASSNLISNVTGTGMGGWNGLPQERLGGPHGMTMDWQGAPASPSSFTVKRILRLEIPVDTYPNFNFVGRLLGPRGNSLKRVEATTGCRVYIRGKGSIKDPDKEEKLRGRPGYEHLNEPLHILIEADLPASVVDLRLRQAQEIIEELLKPVDESQDFIKRQQLRELALLNSNFREESPGPSGSVSPFNSSGMKRAKTGR; encoded by the exons ATGTCAGGCTTGTATAATCCCAACTTCTCACCTGCCAGAGCTGCTTCTCCTCAGATTAGAAGCACCCCGGATGTTGACAG TCAGTACTTGTCGGAGTTGTTGGCAGAGCATCAAAAGCTTGGACCGTTCATGCAAGTTCTTCCGATATGCAGCCGCCTCTTGAATCAAG AGATTTTACGGGTTTCTGGAATGATGTCCAACCAAGGTTTTGGCGACTTTGACAGAATGCGACATAGAAGCCCTAGTCCAATGGCTTCTTCAAACCTTATATCAAATGTTACCGGGACAGGAATGGGTGGCTGGAATGGACTTCCTCAAGAG AGATTAGGTGGACCGCATGGGATGACGATGGACTGGCAAGGTGCGCCTGCGAGCCCTAGTTCCTTCACTGTGAAGAGGATTTTACGTTTGGAAATCCCTGTAGATACTTACCCCAAT TTCAATTTTGTTGGGCGACTTCTTGGACCGAGAGGTAATTCTCTGAAACGAGTTGAAGCTACGACAGGATGTCGTGTTTACATCAGGGGCAAAGGATCTATTAAGGATCCTGACAAG GAGGAGAAGCTCCGGGGAAGACCAGGCTATGAGCACCTGAATGAACCACTCCACATCTTAATTGAAGCCGATTTACCTGCCAGTGTGGTTGACTTAAGGCTGAGACAGGCGCAAGAAATTATAGAAGAATTGCTCAAACCTGTG GATGAGTCACAAGATTTCATTAAGAGGCAGCAGTTGCGTGAGTTGGCTTTGCTAAACTCAAACTTCAGAGAAGAGAGTCCCGGACCAAGTGGTAGTGTATCTCCTTTCAATTCAAGCGGAATGAAGCGTGCAAAAACCGGTCGATGA